GAGCTAAATGGTGCCCTCAATACCATGGTGCAAAAGATACAGCACGACTACCTGAACATGAAAGAGTTTACGGAAAATGCCGCGCATGAAATGCAGACACCTCTTGCCATTGCACAATCCAAGCTGGAGTTGCTGCTTCAAGACAGCCAACTGAACGACACACAGGTAGGCTCCATTGCACAGGCCACCGAGGCTTTAAGCCGATTAAGCAAGCTTAATCAATCCTTACTATTACTTGCCAAAATAGAAAACAACCAATTTGTGGCTACCGAAACAATCAACCTAACCAACGTTACTCAGAAATACCTGCGCCTTTTTGATGAGATCATTAAAGACAAACAATTACAAGTACATATACAGGCTGAGGAAGATTTCACTGCCCGACTACACCCCTTCCTTGCCGACTCTCTGGTAAGCAACTTGCTGGGTAATGCCATTAAATACAATGAGGAAGGCGGTAAGATAAACATTCAAGTTAGCCGCAGTTCATTTTGTATCAGCAATACCAGCCAGCAGCCAGCCCTCGATGCCCAACACTTGTTTCAACGTTTCCAAACTCCTAATAAGGGCACCACACACTCCACCGGCTTAGGGCTAGCCATTGTAAAACGCATTGTTGATACCTCGCAGTTAAAGATCACCTACCAATACGCGGAGAGTATGCACCGCTTCTGTATAAGCCAGGCATAGTAGCTTCTAGTATTTAGTTACCTTTAATAAGTCCGAATAACCAAGGAAGTTTCTCTATTTACGCGTTTCATCTTACTGGTATTGAAAAGTATGAGAGCATTCATGAACTAACCAACCCACGTCACCATGAAAAAGAATAAAGGCATACAGACCGAAATAGATGCATCTTATTTATACCAACAGTTAGCCAATCATGAAGACGATCCCACCATTGCCGATGTATATCGACAAATGAGCGAAATAGAAAAAAGCCATGCAGAAGCCTTTGCACAAAAAGAGAAAGTATCGCTAGTAATGCAGCCTTCCTGGAGAGCCAAAGTGTTGAACAGGATTGGGAAGACGTTTGGCTATGATTATGTTTTGGGATCCCTAATGGACACCGAGAAAAGTATATCCAACGCTGTTATAATCACCAAGGAAAATCAAAAAATAAAGCTTACCGGTTCAGAGACCAACCATGTAAACATCTTACGTGCTATTCTTGAAAAGCAGTCTAAGGTTACAGGATCCCAGTTATCCAAGTTTGAAAGCCGGCACCGCACTGTTGGCGGCAATGCTATACGGGCAGCCGTTCTAGGAGGTAATGATGGCTTGGTTTCCAACTTCAGCCTGGTAATGGGAGTTGCTGGTGCTACGGCAGGTGGCACAGCCGTTTTATTAGCCGGTGTTGCGGGCTTGTTGGCGGGAGCCTTATCCATGTCGCTGGGCGAATGGATATCGGTAAAAAGCTCACAGGAGCTGTACGAAAATCAAATGCAGGTTGAAATGGAAGAACTGGAAACCAATCCTGAAGGCGAAATGAAAGAACTGGCCCTGATCTACATTGCCAAAGGCATTCCTAAAGAGCAGGCGTATGAAATGGCGGCAGATACTATAAAAGATAAAGAACACGCCCATGAAATACTAGTAAAGGAAGAATTGGGCATTAATGCAGACGAACTAAAAGGCTCACCTATTGAAGCAGCTATCTATTCCTTCATATTATTCTCTATAGGTGCCATTATCCCCTTTCTCCCTTTCTGTTTAGCGGTGGCTATAATGCCATCATTATGAGTGTGATCTTTAGTACAATAGGTTTGTTTTTAATTGGCGCTGCTATTACCTTGTTTACTGGAAAGAATGTATGGTATTCCGGCTTTCGGCAGGTTATATTTGGATTATTAGCGGCCGCTATCACATTCGGAATTGGTAAGCTTATAGGTGTATCCGTTTCGTAACGACTTGTATATCCAGTAATAGAAAATAAGCAACCGGTCGACGGCAATCGCCAACTAAGGATTCCCTTTTATTAAATAAAGTTCTGTTCTTGATTACTTAGCCCCCAGGCGCCCTGTAGCTAACATTTTTCTTAGTGGCTTCATCAACATCTGCAGGTGAAAGCAATACAGTTGTTGTAATTTTAACCAGGCCTGCTGTATTCACTCGCAATCCCACAGCTGCTGCAGAAATATCATCAGGGAGTTCTACAACCACATATACATCATCTTCTCCAAATGCATAATAGAATGACTCCACTTTGCCACCCATATCTGCCAGCATTTTCTCAACAGCATTTTTACGTCCAGAGCCACCTTCCTGCATTAAGCCTTTAATTCCTTCTGCGTTGTAAGATCCTTTAATCAAATACTTTTTCATTGTTTGGTAATTTAATTTTTCTACTCTTACGGCTTTTCGGATTGGTCCAGTCCTTATAAGGTGGGCTCCAATTGAGTATAAAGAAAAAAGAGGTTGACTACCATGAGCTACTCTTTTCAAATACAACAACTGATACAAAGATTAGGGGAGCATAAACTTCAGATACAATGCCTATAAAAGATACAATATCAGATGCAGAGTTCCTACTCAGCTTTAGCAGAGAGGGCTCCCACTAAAAGTAAAAGTGATGCTGATGCATCGCTTTTACACTGGCTATCAATCACATATTAAGAGCCACTAAGGAGGTAAGCCAAAACGAAAACGTTGGCCTCAGCCAACGTTTTCTAATACTTTAAGAGCTAACTGTTTTACCAACAGTCTTCTTATTTATAAACTCTTTTTATTCATAAGTTCATATACTTCAATCAACTCATTCTTAAAGCTGACATTATTAGGTTCCAGTTTTATAGCTTCCTGTAAATCGTCTTTTGCACCACTGTAATCACCTTTACACTTTTTCGCTTTGGCCCGGTCAACAAAGTATAAGCTTTCTTTAATAGCACCTAGCTCCTGTTTATAGAGGCGAATAGCTTCATCGTAATAACGAACCGCTTCATCACACCGATTCTTGCACATCAGTATTGATGCTTTTGTGTGATTATTATATCGTGTTTTTTCCAGCGCCAATGCCTTATCTATACTTTCCATTGCATCATTACAATAACCAGCCTGGTATTGCGCCCAAGCCAGGTTATTTAGCGCACTAGCGTTTGAAGGATAGAGTTCAAGGGCTTTCTTAAAATCTGCTATTGCCAAATTATAATACTTGCCGTTTAAGTGGTCAGAGCCATCTTTTAGGTATTTTTTAAATTGCTCCTCATTATTCTCTTCTTTCTTATAATAGATAAAAGAGTTTATTCGTCTTCCCTTATCCCACTGTTCTTTTATTTTAGAAGTAGGGAATGATGTTTCTGGAAGAAAGGCCGTTTCGCCCTTAGAGGTAGCCTGTTTGGTCATTACTACAATCCACTGCTTGCCATCATGCTCAATTGAGGTAATGTTATACTTATCATCATACTGCTCTTGTATCCAGCTGCTAGGAAACGACTCACTGGCCTTGAATTTCTGGTGCTCATACGTCTCCATTACAGTAAGAATTACAGCCCAAATGCCGTTTCCATAAGCCAGGTCAGTAATATTATAGCGAGAGTTCTCCTTCCACGTATCGTCTATATATTTCTTCATACCATCCCAAGTATCGCGCGTTCCCCAGCTTTGCGTTTTTACGTTTTTGTCTGTGGCCATTATTACAAACCACGCTCCATTGCCATACGTAACCTTGGTAATATACTTTTTATTATCCCACTCACCTTTTATCCAATCTGAAGGGAAGTCTGGGCCCCATTTCCAGGAGACAGTCGTTTCAACAGCTGTGTAGGTAGTAACTACATACCATTTACCATCGCCATAGACAATCTCTGTAGGCACATACCCCTTTTTTAACTGGTCGGAGATATAGGTACTAGCACTTTCTAAAGAATAAAAATAGTCATACGACTGTGCTGCGGTTCCCTGTGTCATCACAGCAGACCACTGATTTTGGGCGCTGAGACAGAGGGTAAAAAGACAAAAGAGGGTACTGAAAATCAATCTCATAGTTGGCGGTTTTGGCTTCCGATAACCTGCTAAAAGCAAATAAGCAAGCCTAGGGAATTACTTTAAAAATACGCGCAAAGTTAAGCCCATGCAACATTTCATAAGAAAAATCACTTAGTTGTCGTTAGTCAACGACCAACAAAGTCTAAATAATCGCATGATGACCTATAAGGCGTTAAGACAATAGTTATTTTTTATAATAAAGTTTTGCGACAATCCCATATATACAGCCAGCACGAATAATTACATCTGTATCTAAATACTTTAAGTGATATCCCACCAAAGTATCATATGGCTGTAGGGTAGTTTTTTAGGTCCAGCCATTCAAATCCTAAGGGATTGCAGCAGTATATAAACTTTCATAAGTCAAACAGTTTAATTAATAGCGATTGCTACCACCTAGATGCACCTATTTCTGATATTACACAAGCTTATCTTCTTAAATAAAAAAAATCTTTTAAAATCCAATAAGGATAATAAAAGCATAGCCTTAAGTATTGGCAAGAAACCCGTTTTATTAAACAAATAGTTTGGTGGGAAACCAGAAACAACGAAATGGGTTTGTTTCTCAGCGCAAATGCTAGAAATGAGTCCTGTACTATAAGGTATAGACTTTCTTAAATTGTGCTATCAATCCATTTATTAAACTAGGATTCAGTTGCACGTAACGTCATCGGAGGCGTTTTCCATTTATTGGTCTCTTTAGGGGGACTTTTCTTAGGCTCTTTACGCTGACTTTCCTTACGCGTTTTAATAACATCGATCACCTTTACCACAACATCCCGCACAGGAGCGCCAACACCTAAGCGCTGGGCATTAGAATTTGCAGGAGATATCATCATGCTGGTAGGATCAAACACTACGTAATCATCAGCATTCTGTGCCACTGAATCTGCAACCCCTTCTGGCACATATACCTGTATTTTCGTTTGCTGGTAGTTGTTGGGCAGATACCGTACAAAATAGCCTTCTTCCTGCTTATACCATTGATCGCGCTTCATATGAGGCTTACTGATTTGAGAAGGAGTAGTCAATACCGCCAGGCGCTCATAGGCTTCATACGATGAGGATCCAACATCCAACAACTGTTGTAAGCTGCTTTGAAACCCTGACGATGGTAAAACCCTCGCCACCGTCCTTGCTGCTCCCAACACGCCACCGTTCAATTCAAAGATCTGCTTAGGAGTCAATAATTGCCAGGCAGCTGATTGTACATCTGGGGATAGTTTTTGAAACTGAGAACGACTCACTACAGACCATAACAAGAGCTGTATGTTCTTTTGATCGAGTTGAGATTGCTTACGTGAATTAAGCAGGATATCTTCAATGATCTCTTTGCGTGGACCTTGTAGGGATGCCTGAAAATACGCATCGTTAGATGAAGGTCCCGGTGTGCCGGGCTGAAGACAATAGGTCTTAAAATCAGCTTCATAAAAGCCCGGCGCTAATACAAAGGCTCCATCTGTTGTTCGCGGCAGCTCCGTCAAGGCAACAGGTGTTTTGCCTTCTGTAAGATCGCCAGGAGCAAATAAGCTGGTATCTACTTCTTCAAAATGAGTTGCAAGCGATTGCTTATTCTTGGTGCTATTCCTACTGGCAGAATTAGTAAAGGTTTTTTTATGTGCCGTAGACGCACAGCCGTATAATAGAATAACAAGCAATAATGCTGAGAGTAAATGTTTTGCCATAAGGTACGTTTAGGTGTTATGTGTTGAGCAGGATATTGGATGAGATATACAGGCATACAAATGCTGCTACCAAGGTGTAAACTTATTTGCTTTTTTGAAATAATAAGGGCAGTAAAGTATTGTTAAGGTTGTTTTCATAACCTATATACTACTCCAAACAATAGTAGCTGGGAAATAAAGCATTTTATTAGCTTCATAATTCAAGGTTAATGTGGTTAAGAAAAATATCTATGCTATCTACAAGCTACTAAAATATATAGTGTACAAACTGTAACTAGTCATATGACACTGCACTAGTACCCTGTGCGTTCCAAGCCAGACGACATATTTATGCCAGATGGAGATTGTTTTCTTAAGGCTGGCATCCTCAAGTACAAGCGGCGAATTAAAGGGCTGCAACCATTTATTCTAATCCTTTTTGACAATAATAGAACCTTTATCAATCAATGCCAACAATAAAGCAAGCTGATACTAAACACCAATTATTTATTCTGTTAATAATTAATACTTTCACATCTTCCGCTGTATAAAGTAGTCAAGAAAAGGATACTTCTAAATTAAACTAGTCAAATGCAAGTCATGCTAAAACACTCTTTACTCCTTATTTTTTGTCTAGTTCATTTTTCGATTTACTCTCAGATAACAGACAGTTCCTATACAATCTATTTAGAACAATTCATTGAACTTAGTAATACAAGGGCCCTGCAACCAACCGAAATCCAAAAAACTATAAAAGACTTCAAGTCAAATAATTTAAATTCCAATGAAGATTTTGCAAAACTATGTTCCAGACTTTACCCCAAAGACAAAGGGATAGGCATCCTGCTCTACTTCTTTCATAGAGATACATTGAAAAGGGTTTTCGTTGAACCAGGTAACGTAATAGAGGAAACAGCAATACCCATTAAAAAAGAAGCCCTTTTAAAACTAAGTGATGATTTAAATTATGCGCTAAACCTCTATAATTTAACTGCCAATCGAGCCCCCACGTTACGAGGAGGAATAAGGATTGACAAAAAGGAAGAGAACACGGGACAGAGTTTAAGTAAAATAACTTCTGATCTAACATCTCTTTTGCTACCGAGTAAGTTTAGTGATAAGTATCGGCATTTAATTATCATCCCCTGTTTGAATATAGGTGTTTTACCCTTCCATTTATTGAAGCCATATAAAGACGATTCTTACCTTATAGACAAATGCAGTTTTACGATTGCTCCAACTTTAGTTGACTTCGTTGGCTTACGATCGAGAGTAATAAAAGCCTTGGGAATGAACGTTGAATATATAAAGGATTTTGATGTAGCCATAAATTCAACAGACTTCGCTGAAGGTCTCATAAAATTTTCAATAGAAAATCCTTTATTTATTTCAAACCCTGACTATCCTAAGAATAGTGAGTATTTTTTTCCAGATTTACCAGGAGCAGAAAGAGAGATTGACAGCGCTTTACGATATGCTGCACGATACAGTTTATTAAAAGGTAAAGAGGCATCAAAAGCGCTTGTTATTGAATCTTTAAATCACTCTGACATTGCATATTTTGCTACACATGGTATGTCAAATGCCGAAAATCCTAAAGACAAAAGCTATTTAGTATTAAGCGGAGATGATCCATTTTTAACATCAAAGGAAATACAGGACTTGCGATTAAAGAAGGACTTTGCCATGCCTGAACTGGTAATATTATCGGCTTGCCAAACCGGATTAGGCAAGGCAACAGAGGCTGGTATTGCTGGATCTCTTGCCAGGTCATTTATTTTGAGTGGCAGTAACCAGGTGATTACAAGTTTATGGAGTGTTGATGATAATGCAACAGCCTACCTTATGAATCGTTTTTTCTTTCATTTAGCTAACTCAGAATATTTTATTCCAGCAGAACATTTAAGAAAAGCAATTCTTGATACCAAAAATAAATTTCCTAATCCCGCTCACTGGGCAAGCTTTTCATTAGTAGGCGTAGATTATGGTATAAGATAGATGCACAATCCCTCCATTTGGTGCAAGCTTGCAGGCAGGTTATTACAGGTGGGCGTTCTTGCGCCGTACTGTCAGAGAGGTCTTACTAACAACAGTCTGTGCTTATCATAGCACGGCACAAGTACCCTATGCACCCTAAGCCAGGCGGCATACTTCCGACAGATGGGGGCAGATCTATTTTACGTTGTTCAATTGTGCCACGATTTCTTCTGCGATTCCTTCAAGCCCATGTTGTGATCCTGGATCAGATTCATTTGTCAAAAGAACAATTCCAACTTTACTCTCTGGATAGATTACACAGTAACTTGAAAAACCAAATGTCCCACCACTTTGCCAAATCTTTTTTTGCTTTTTTGATGTTATTTGCTCTTGCCAATTCAGCCCAATTGCATAATCATTAATCTCACCCATCGTTACTTTGTGTGATAAGGCAACCACTTCATTGTTTTCGTCTAAATGAAATTTCAAATACTGCAGCATATCAGATGTTGTTGAAAATATGCCACCGGCTGCATCAAGTATTTGTGGATTGTATGGCATAAGTTTTCCTTTATCATTATAACCTTTTACCAAAAGTGTAGCGTCATTCTTTGTATATAGAGAATTGGTGTTTTGCATTTTCAAAGGCTTGGTTATGTATTCACTTAAAAGTTTGTCATATGGCATTTTATACACCTTTTCCAAAATGAACTTTAGAAGCTGAGCACCTGCATTTGAATAATGAAATTTATACCCCGGGATGGTGTCTAATTGAACGGTATGCAAGTCGTCAAAGAACTTTTGTTTTGAATAGTTCTGTTGAATTTTGGAAATAGTAAAAGGTAAAGTATCAAAATTTGGTTTTTTAAAAAGATCCGGATTGTCAGGAAGGAAAAAAGGAAGTCCTGAAATATGACTTACCAGATGCGATAGCTTTATTGGCTTTCCTTGATATTCCAAGTTAGGGTAATTGCCGTCAAGATACTTTCTAATGTCATCATCCAATTTTACTTTTTTGTCTTTAACTGCTTGGGCAAGTAATGTTCCTGTAAATGTTTTAGATATTGAGCCTATCTCATAAACCGTTTTATTTGTTGGTAAACTTTGCTTTCCTTTTTGTGTGGTGCCGTAATTATAATAATGCACTTCGCCATTTTTGTAGATACCAATTGAAAGTCCAACTTTTGAAGTATCGCTAATAAAAGGTATTGTAGCTTTTTGAACAATGGTGTCTATTTGACTTTTGAGTTTGTTGTCACTCTGAATAATGGGTTTAATAGTTTGTGTTTGCCCAGCGAATGAGTGGTGTATGTTGACAGGACCTTTTGTATTGGTTTGGCCACTGCATAAATAAGGAGCTCCAAACGCAAGTAAGGAAATAGCGTAGAAAGCTTTTAATTGTTTTTTACACATGTAATTGTTTGAAATATTTTACAACAAACATATATAAAAGCTTTCAACTACGATATGCTTCGTATTACTATTTTAGAGACTTTAACAGGCCATACATAAAAGTTCACTAAAGCCGATGAAACCGTTTACGAAAAAGTAAGTTGTCTATGAATGTATTTGCGGTCTTAAAACACAAGACTGATACTTGCTATAACATCTAGCACCTCTTGCAAAAGATGAATAATCAGATAGCTTATCGCTAACGGAGCGAGGATTGGTGAAGTAGCGGAATTTGAAAATTTGCTGCTTCATTTCCTTGCTAGCGTTGTTTGTTGTTTGAAGCTGAAAGATAGCACGTCATCCGCTATTTTACCGATCCTGTGTTAGCAGCACTGTTCTTCAGTTTGTACCATCTAAAAAACAAAAGAACGATAGCGATAGCCATAATGCTTTTAATGACTAACAGTATCAGGTTGTACTTCTCTTCAGTCAGTTGGCTTATACCTAAAGAAGCTAAGGGCGGGTAAGATGTCCATCCATAAGTTATATAATCAATAAGGAAAATAAAAACAATCCCTGTTGACAAAGCCGTTATGAATGCGGCCTTGTCTCTCCTTGGAGAATAATAAAGTCTTACAAAGAAGTAAATAAAAATTATTAGCAGTAACACAGAAACAAAGAACCCCCACAAATTATAAGCAACATAGCTATCCATTATTTTAATTGATATAATGCCATGTTCAAAGCTCGGTTGCCATAACATTGCAAATAAACTACTGACTACTATCAGAGCCAAGCAGAAACAAACAATATAAAAAGGAATTGATTTACGCTTTCTCATTTTGGAGGTTCTCACTCATTGCTGATAACGTAGTGAAGCTTTCCGAAGTACAGGTAGTCGGTGTTCATGCCGCTCAGGTTGGTACTAAGATAAATAGAATTGATTAGTTGAGCCTATGTACTGCCTCCTGTATTTTGGGAAACCTGTATTAGCGGCTGCTTATTCTAGCATATCCAACGACCAACCCTTATCACCACGCTTTTCTTTCCATTCCCAGTAGGTCCCATAAAAGTCATCATGCAGAAACGGCATATCTTCTTCAAGGTCTTCTGGCTTATCTATTAGAAATACTCCAGACCACTTTTCTGTTTCAATGTCGGGAGCTGTAGTGCCGTCGAGGGTATTGAAAAAGGAGAAGAAAACTTCGGCAGTATTATTGGCTAACAGTTTACGAAGGGCTGTCATTACTGATTCATTTCCTTTCAACTGTGTTAATGCTTGTGCTTCTGCTTCTGTCAACCCTCCATTAGGAGGATAAGTAATGGATAAGGGCTTACCTTCCAAAATAGCCTTTGCTTTAGCATTGGCATAGTCTTCAATTTGCTTATGAAGAGAAAGTAAAAGTGGGGTTCTGTTATTATCAGATAATTGCATAGAGAGTTAAGTTACCGCTAACGGAACAAGTATTGCTGCCAGTGGTGGCCGTCCGTGATCCTGTTGTAGGATTAAAGGTAAGGGGTTGATTCGAATTGTTATGCTGGTTACAGGTATGCTTCCACCATTGCAGCAATATCGTGTGCTTGTTGCACAACTCAGCCTCCTAAAGCCACTGTAAAAGTGGTAAATTAAACCATGCAAGGAAAGAAACCTTTTCAAGACAAGCGCCTTGCTTCCTTCCGCCTCTCGGAGCGGGTGCCGCGTGACAACTTCTACCGCCGCTTAAAAGCAATCATGGATGTGGAGTGGCTCTATGAAGCCACCCAAAAGTACTATGGCCGTGAGGGCCACAAATCGCTGGACCCGGTGGTGTTCTTCAAACTCATTTTAATTGGTTATCTCGAGAACCTCTTAAGCGATCGAAGAATCATCCAGACCGTCAGCCTGCGCCTGGATCTTTTGTACTTTATCGGTTACTCCCTGGACGAACCGCTGCCCTGGCATTCTACCATCAGCCGCACGCGTCAACTTCTGGGTGAAGAGGTCTTTAAAGAACTCTTCAAACGGGTCTTACGCCAGTGTGTGCAACAAGGCATGGTGAAGGGCAAACGCCAGGCCCTGGACTCGGTGCATGTCAAAGCCAATGCGTCGATGGACTCCTTAAAAGAAAAAGAAATTGTGCAGGACGGGGAAGCCTATGCAGGTGAACTCGGTGAAGATGCAGAGGACGAAGAGCAAACAGAAAAGCAAACCGTCTCCGTCTTCAAACACCAGCAAGTGCAGTGGCATCACGGCTGGAAGCGGAAGGCCTACAAAGGGCGGCCCAGTGGTGGATGGCGGGCTCGCTTTGTCTCCAACCACACCCACTACAGCACTACCGATGGGGATGCCCGTGTGGCCGTCAAACCCGGCAAGCCCCGCCAGTTAAACTATTTGGGGCAACTCAGTGTCGATACCGCCCATCACGTTATTACTTGTATACAGGCCGACTATGCCAGTAAAAAAGACTCGCAGTGTTTGCCCTCATTACTCCGGCATACCATTGACAATGTAAAGGCGGTAGGCTTAAAAGTAAAAGAAGTACTCTGCGATGCGGGCTACTCCTCTTCGGAGGCCCTAAAAGCACTGAAGCAGTACCGTGTCACCGGCTATATCCCCAACTTTGGGCAATATAAACCCACCCGGGAAGGCTTCCGCTATTTTGCCGGCGGGGATTATTACCAATGCTCCCGGGGAGTAAGGCTTCCTTTTAAACGCATCAAGGACTCTCATGATGGCACGTACCAGATGCGGGTCTACAGAAGCAGTTCTTTGGATTGCAGGAACTGCCCTTTGAGAAAAACCTGTATTGGTAAAAGTGATTTTAAAAAGATTGAAGACACTGTAGACAAACCCCTCTATGATGAGATGCATCTCCGGCTACAAACCCGCAAAGCCAAACGTATGAAACGGCTTAGGCAAGCCACCGTCGAACCGGTGATTGGTACCCTGGTGAACTTTTTAGGGATGCGACGAGTGAACACAAGAGGCATCCAGCTGGCCAACAAGTGTTTGCTGATGGCCGCCGTGTGTTATAATTTGAAAAGACTCCTAAAATGGATGGGGAAAGCCGAAGGCAAAGGCGAAAAAACGCTTGGCCAGCTACTGGTTATGCTGTACTGGCTACCGGTTCTCTACAGCCGAAGAGGAGAGCAAATACAAACCAGCTTAAGCTACGCTTGCTAAAATCAAAAAACCACATACAAATACTGTTTTAGTTCCGAGTTGTGCAACAGCCACTCGTGTTATACAACGGCATCAGGCATCACAATTCATGATAATGCGCTTCATTAGGTATTTCTATCCAGCCATCTTCAGGCTGTTTAACGTTGGTTTGCCTGTAGAATTGATAATTGGCCAGTAGTCGGCATTGCTGCGGATTTGAAGGAAGCACCTGCACTAAATACCTGTTTCCTACAATATTCCCCCCTAAAGTGATATGCTTACTACTTTGATACACTTGGCCTTTAAATTTAAACTGATAATAGACAATCTGGCCTCGGGTAGTCACTTCATACTTTGTAATGTACCCAACTACATAGACACCCTTTTGCTCAATAACGGCATCTTCTTTCTTCTGAAAAAAGCCTACAGCGATGACTATTAAAGCGGTAGCAACAACAATTAGAATTCGCCATTTATTGGCTCTTACAAATTGAAATACGTTAGCAGGTAGCTGGCTCATTAGAAGGTTCTCTGAAAATAAAGGTTGTTATTGTTGTTGTATAACTATCAAATATACGAACCACTTTCAGTTTATCACCTTTCTTAGAATTTAGTCTACCCGGCACATTTACAAGTAGTTGCAGGTGCGCATCCTTTGTTGCCAGAAGCTTGTTTCCTGCTTATCTTCTGCCCTCCGGCAACAAAGAAACGAACTTGGTTATGTTAAACAGGCAACCTGAAAAACGCACCTGCATATCCTTATACACTGCCCATTTTATCCAGCATTGTTATCTTTGTAGCCCCTCTTAATTTTTCTTCTTTAAGCTTTTCTTCCTTCATTCTTTTACCCTTGTTTTGAACTTCTTCGGAGATTTCCGAAGGCGTCTCGAAGCAGTCCCGAACAAGCCTCGAAGGATCTCAAACCCAAATGATGCAATAAGCTCATTTTCAACCATGTATTACGTTTAGATATCCAACTTTCATTTCCTAAAGTGGGGGAAACGTGCCCAAACGTGCCCAAACGTTCCCAAAAATGCCCAAACGTGCCTTTTCGTGCCATTTTGTGCCCAAACGTTCCCAAACGTGCCCAAACAGGGAAGTGACCCTTTGGCGCTATGGTATGTTTGCACTGTCATCGTTACTCACCACTGCTACACCGGTTACAGCAGCTAATAGTAAAAAGGACATTTATTATTAAATCAATTTTTAAATCACTAAAATTTTATTTTTTATGGCTCGTATTAGTAAGGGCATTTTAGGCCCCGTAAATGGTTTAGTAGGCACTGTAGTAGGCAGCAGCTGGAGAGGTATTAATTATGTTCGTAGCAAACCTACTCGCAGCAGTAAAGCAGCACCAAGCCAGGCACAGCTGGACCAGCAGTCGAAATTCCGTTTAGTAACCAAATTTGTGCAAACCATGGGTGCACTACTGGATTACACCTTTAAAGACTACGCTATCAAAAAAACCGGCCGCAACAGTGCTACTTCATTCTTATTGAAAAATGCTGTTACCGGTGCTTCACCCGACTTTACGCTCGACTATCCGCAAGTGCTGATTAGCCGAGGCGATCTGCCGGGAGCTTCGGGAGCAAGTGCCAATGCTGGCATTGACCGAACGGTAACTTTTTCATGGGCCAATA
This genomic interval from Flavisolibacter tropicus contains the following:
- a CDS encoding sensor histidine kinase; its protein translation is MRLLTKTTLYFLLAMIPLLVVGGYFLYKQYSTQINERADKELVYEEVQWIQYLEAATANGSNFLLQSPDLLIHPAQEEPTPYPTITNTNGLKARSNEEIPYRQLAHIVDINGVPYQIVIRKSQEQKLALVSNITYIMLLVFGGLFIATLLFNWMISNRLWRPFRASLQKVRNLELQKMEAVRFEETNTKEFNELNGALNTMVQKIQHDYLNMKEFTENAAHEMQTPLAIAQSKLELLLQDSQLNDTQVGSIAQATEALSRLSKLNQSLLLLAKIENNQFVATETINLTNVTQKYLRLFDEIIKDKQLQVHIQAEEDFTARLHPFLADSLVSNLLGNAIKYNEEGGKINIQVSRSSFCISNTSQQPALDAQHLFQRFQTPNKGTTHSTGLGLAIVKRIVDTSQLKITYQYAESMHRFCISQA
- a CDS encoding GYD domain-containing protein — protein: MKKYLIKGSYNAEGIKGLMQEGGSGRKNAVEKMLADMGGKVESFYYAFGEDDVYVVVELPDDISAAAVGLRVNTAGLVKITTTVLLSPADVDEATKKNVSYRAPGG
- a CDS encoding tetratricopeptide repeat protein, yielding MRLIFSTLFCLFTLCLSAQNQWSAVMTQGTAAQSYDYFYSLESASTYISDQLKKGYVPTEIVYGDGKWYVVTTYTAVETTVSWKWGPDFPSDWIKGEWDNKKYITKVTYGNGAWFVIMATDKNVKTQSWGTRDTWDGMKKYIDDTWKENSRYNITDLAYGNGIWAVILTVMETYEHQKFKASESFPSSWIQEQYDDKYNITSIEHDGKQWIVVMTKQATSKGETAFLPETSFPTSKIKEQWDKGRRINSFIYYKKEENNEEQFKKYLKDGSDHLNGKYYNLAIADFKKALELYPSNASALNNLAWAQYQAGYCNDAMESIDKALALEKTRYNNHTKASILMCKNRCDEAVRYYDEAIRLYKQELGAIKESLYFVDRAKAKKCKGDYSGAKDDLQEAIKLEPNNVSFKNELIEVYELMNKKSL
- a CDS encoding CHAT domain-containing protein yields the protein MQVMLKHSLLLIFCLVHFSIYSQITDSSYTIYLEQFIELSNTRALQPTEIQKTIKDFKSNNLNSNEDFAKLCSRLYPKDKGIGILLYFFHRDTLKRVFVEPGNVIEETAIPIKKEALLKLSDDLNYALNLYNLTANRAPTLRGGIRIDKKEENTGQSLSKITSDLTSLLLPSKFSDKYRHLIIIPCLNIGVLPFHLLKPYKDDSYLIDKCSFTIAPTLVDFVGLRSRVIKALGMNVEYIKDFDVAINSTDFAEGLIKFSIENPLFISNPDYPKNSEYFFPDLPGAEREIDSALRYAARYSLLKGKEASKALVIESLNHSDIAYFATHGMSNAENPKDKSYLVLSGDDPFLTSKEIQDLRLKKDFAMPELVILSACQTGLGKATEAGIAGSLARSFILSGSNQVITSLWSVDDNATAYLMNRFFFHLANSEYFIPAEHLRKAILDTKNKFPNPAHWASFSLVGVDYGIR
- a CDS encoding serine hydrolase domain-containing protein, yielding MCKKQLKAFYAISLLAFGAPYLCSGQTNTKGPVNIHHSFAGQTQTIKPIIQSDNKLKSQIDTIVQKATIPFISDTSKVGLSIGIYKNGEVHYYNYGTTQKGKQSLPTNKTVYEIGSISKTFTGTLLAQAVKDKKVKLDDDIRKYLDGNYPNLEYQGKPIKLSHLVSHISGLPFFLPDNPDLFKKPNFDTLPFTISKIQQNYSKQKFFDDLHTVQLDTIPGYKFHYSNAGAQLLKFILEKVYKMPYDKLLSEYITKPLKMQNTNSLYTKNDATLLVKGYNDKGKLMPYNPQILDAAGGIFSTTSDMLQYLKFHLDENNEVVALSHKVTMGEINDYAIGLNWQEQITSKKQKKIWQSGGTFGFSSYCVIYPESKVGIVLLTNESDPGSQHGLEGIAEEIVAQLNNVK